ACACCTGAGATGAAGATGTATACCGGCACTGCCGGGGGGTATCCTGCCTATTTTGTTGAAAATCTCGAGGATAATGAATATTCCGAGATTGTATGGGTTGATGACCGGTTCTTTGTGTATGTCATGATAGAAAACGGCAAACCTGAATACCTCACGGTCTTCAACAACCAGATTGACTTCGATGGTATTGCAGCTCTGGCCTGATACTGATTTTTTCCATTTTTTATCTTCTGTCGATAAGACGTTTGGGACGCCCTTTCAGGCGATACAGCTCCAGTCCGCCGTTTGGGGGGTAATTGAAGAGAATCTCCAGCGTTCCGTCACTGTAGATATGGCTGAGCGACGGTTTTTGCCTGAATAGTGCGGAGAGAAAGTTCTCTTCCACCTCGTTTTTGTCGCAGGTATCGGGGTCGTGGCATTCCAGACTTACCCGCATCGCAACGGTTCCGCTGTCCTCATCGCTGTAGACAAATACCTCATATTCACCGGAGAGATACTCCATATTTTCACGCTGAAATACCCCTTCTTCGATATCCACACGGTTAACCGGTACATCTTTGATCTGGACGGTTTCTGCTTCCCGGATGGGATTTTTGACACGCATATGGGTGCGTCCGCAGGGACAGGGGTCACGTGTGATAACTTCGGTGACATCCTCGGTATCATAATTGATGAGCAGATTCCCGCTTCTTGCCCCTTCCGGAAGAAGGGTTGTCAAAACAATTCTCCCGCTCTGTCCATCAGGTACAAATGAGCTGAGGTTTGGATCATAGAGGTCCATATGGACGAGATCTTCAGGGACATGAAGGCCGTTTCTGATCAAACACTCCCCGCACATCGTCCCCTCGGTGCTTCCGTAGGTATTGTAGGCAGGAATTCCCCACACCTCCTCCAGATAGTTCCGTGATCCTTCTGCAAAACTCTCCCCGCCCACGATGAGTTTCTGTATTCCGGAATCCTTCGGGTCCATCCCCTCTGCTTCCATGCGATGTGCCAGACGAAGCAGTTTGAAGACACTTCCGATAATTGCGGTTGGGTGGTAACTCTGTATGACCCTGACGGGGAACGTGCATTTTCCTTCCGGAATAACGGTGAACCCTATTTTGTGGGCGGCAAGTGTCATTGTATTCGCACCAACGTTCATCCCGTAACTGGCACAGACAGCGACCCGGTCACCGGGACCGAACCCCTGCGATACAAATGCCCGTGCATATTTTTCCGCATACCGCTGCCAGTCGTCCCACATCAGAAAAAATGCCTTAGGCGTTCCGGACGTCCCACTGGTTTCATGAACGGTATATATGTCATCCCAGGGTGCACTCTTAAAACAGAAATCAGTTGTCGCCGGTGGTTGATTTTCCCGGATTGTGGCACCGTTTATCACAGGAAGTTCGAGCAGGTCTTCATGTTCACGGATGGATTTTGAATCAATCTGGTTGTTTCTGAACCATTTTCGGTAAAATGGTGAATTATCCACTGCATATTGAATAGTATACCTGATCCGTTCATCTATGAGTGTGTCCAGTGCGTCTCTTGGCATTGTCTCGGTCTCAGGATTAAAATATACCATAGAAATTCCCTTGTCCTCCATATCGGATGAACCTGAATATACGTTTTGGTCAGCATATATTCACCGGAGTCTTGAATATAGGGAAGTGCATTCAGGGAGAGTATGGGAGAAAAGCAGGAGAGAGATGCAAAGAGAGAAGAGATGTTTGCCTATTTTCTCAGAAATCTGACCTCCGATAACCCGTCACTTCGATTTGGTGCTGCTCATTCTCTGGGGCGGATGAATGATCCCCGTGCAATTGAACCGCTGATTGCACTCCTGAATGATGAGGACTGGCGGGTCCGCTTCAAGACAGTCTGGGCCCTTGGGAGACTGGGGGATCTGCGTGTGCTTGCGTTCCTGAGTCCTCTCTCACGTGATGAATCAGAGACTGTCAGGGACAGTGTAGTACAGGCAAAGGAAGAGATACTCCGTAGGGAATCAATGAAACACCGATAATATCTTTCTGGAGAGGCAGAATTTAAATTGTCCGCCCGCCCATCTCTCCATACTACGTGATCATATGATTGGATGGATTATTGGCGGTATTCTTGTAGTTGTTCTTATTGCACTGCTCCTCTGGTTTGTGGGTATCTATAACCGTTTCCAGAGCCTGAAGAACTCATCAGAGGCAACGCTGGGACAAATTCGTGTTGCAATGAAGAAACGGCTGGATATGATAAATCAGCTCCTCGGCGCTGTGCAGAGTTATGCATCGTTTGAGAAAGAAACTCTTGAAAAAGTGACACAGATGCGTTCTGGTGTGGGAGATGCAGGTCCCGGCGACCTCAATGAAATTGAGGCACAGTCCCGTTCAATACTTGGGCGCCTCTTTGCTGTCGTGGAAAATTATCCTGATCTGAAGACTGCCTCGGTGGTTTCTGAACTGACGGCCTCTATCCGCACTATCGAAGATGAGATCGGCAGGCAGCGCTATACCTACAATAACATATCAGAACAGTACAACACGATGTGTGATACGATTCCATCGAATTTTATTGCGTCTGCAGCTCATTTCTCAAAACTTGAGTATCTTGAGTTTGAAGAAGAGATTGCCGAAGCACCGAAGATCGCATTCTAGAAAGGACTGAGGTTTTGTGAAAGAGACAAATCAGCTCGCGATCATTGTCGGCGCCTGCCTGCTTCTTGCAGGGGTCTCCATTTTTTTTTCGTTTGGCACTGGTCTCACGTTTGAGCCTGACCTCGTGGCAGATTCCTATACCGCAGTGCTGGAGAATGACGGCACCCTGACGGAGACCTATGTCTATGATGTAGCGTCTGCAGGTACGTACCGGATGCTCTTTCGGACATGGGATGATACCCTTGCGTTTGATACAATGCAGTCTCCGTACGTTGAACTCATTGATGTGAAGGCTCCTGCAGATATGGTAGGCTATGGTATTGACTGGAGGGGTAACTCTGTTGTCACGGGAGAGGGGGCAGAAGAGCAGCGTGCTCTGATTGAAAGTCTGGGTGAATACAATGAGATGGGAATTTTCCGGGAAACACGCCTTGGAGCAGGGCAGTATGCAGCTCAGTACACAGTCCGTCTCCATCCCC
Above is a window of Methanogenium organophilum DNA encoding:
- the ftsA gene encoding coenzyme F390 synthetase, with translation MVYFNPETETMPRDALDTLIDERIRYTIQYAVDNSPFYRKWFRNNQIDSKSIREHEDLLELPVINGATIRENQPPATTDFCFKSAPWDDIYTVHETSGTSGTPKAFFLMWDDWQRYAEKYARAFVSQGFGPGDRVAVCASYGMNVGANTMTLAAHKIGFTVIPEGKCTFPVRVIQSYHPTAIIGSVFKLLRLAHRMEAEGMDPKDSGIQKLIVGGESFAEGSRNYLEEVWGIPAYNTYGSTEGTMCGECLIRNGLHVPEDLVHMDLYDPNLSSFVPDGQSGRIVLTTLLPEGARSGNLLINYDTEDVTEVITRDPCPCGRTHMRVKNPIREAETVQIKDVPVNRVDIEEGVFQRENMEYLSGEYEVFVYSDEDSGTVAMRVSLECHDPDTCDKNEVEENFLSALFRQKPSLSHIYSDGTLEILFNYPPNGGLELYRLKGRPKRLIDRR
- a CDS encoding HEAT repeat domain-containing protein, with the protein product MGEKQERDAKREEMFAYFLRNLTSDNPSLRFGAAHSLGRMNDPRAIEPLIALLNDEDWRVRFKTVWALGRLGDLRVLAFLSPLSRDESETVRDSVVQAKEEILRRESMKHR
- a CDS encoding LemA family protein, which encodes MIGWIIGGILVVVLIALLLWFVGIYNRFQSLKNSSEATLGQIRVAMKKRLDMINQLLGAVQSYASFEKETLEKVTQMRSGVGDAGPGDLNEIEAQSRSILGRLFAVVENYPDLKTASVVSELTASIRTIEDEIGRQRYTYNNISEQYNTMCDTIPSNFIASAAHFSKLEYLEFEEEIAEAPKIAF